The following are from one region of the Primulina eburnea isolate SZY01 chromosome 17, ASM2296580v1, whole genome shotgun sequence genome:
- the LOC140817911 gene encoding uncharacterized protein produces the protein MPPRRAAVSLRPPVPEQGSTSNDLMDATATSMDTLLKRFQSFRPPKLKGTENAIDCEIWLDDIEMLFDSLEYTDDRRVKLGGHQLQEVAKNWWLTMKRALEHRGTQVTWKVFKTEFYQRFFPVSYRKDKGAKFANLRQGQLNIEEYVVNFSTLLRFSPHVAESDEAVADQFINRLNPEIFTLVNTGQPNSFSEALNRAKGPEAGLLRQRSTSYVAPTPRPPQPSVQPPLKF, from the coding sequence ATGCCTCCTCGACGAGCAGCAGTGTCTTTGCGTCCACCGGTgccagaacagggcagtacttcgAATGATCTTATGGATGCTACTGCTACATCGATGGATACCTTGCTtaaaaggtttcagtcgttccgaCCACCGAaactgaaaggtactgagaatGCTATTGATTGTGAAATTTGGCTCGATGACATAGAGATGTTATTTGATTCACTTGAATACACTGATGACCGACGAGTGAAATTAGGTGGGCACCAACTGCAAGAAgtggcaaagaactggtggctgACTATGaaaagagcattggagcatcgtGGCACACAGGTCACTTGGAAGGTGTTCaagactgagttttatcagcgatttttTCCTgtgtcctaccgaaaagataagggTGCCAAATTCGccaatctgaggcagggacaacTGAACATAGAAGAATATGTTGTTAATTTTTCTACATTGCTCCGATTTTCTCCTCATGTTGCCGAGAGTGACGAggccgtggcagatcagtttatcaatCGCCTAAATCCGGaaatttttactttggtgaataccGGTCAACCGAACAGCTTTTCAGAGGCCTTGAACCGTGCCAAGGGGCCAGAAGCTGGATTACTTAGGCAACGAAGTACTTCCTATGTTGCTCCGACTCCGAGACCACCACAACCTTCGGTTCAACCCCCTCTCAAATTTTAG